In Solea senegalensis isolate Sse05_10M linkage group LG6, IFAPA_SoseM_1, whole genome shotgun sequence, one genomic interval encodes:
- the LOC122771323 gene encoding zinc finger protein 24-like isoform X3, translating to MADTVVTFQSQLSGVMETVFKAAMYEITRLVEESFLEEVTRCREQVETLKRRLRWSECRRKEREGDRRPGLRCSDCGRVGVSDEERPRDTERSLKQESVLQEGISGSQGTEKETADHEVDESPGVQGENLDRLLKEEALHIPPETTESQERWGIHLDETDTAGVPGPSKRYSDQKIPKCQVNWEAGFEQRVQSEQQGHSGDPSEPLFQNRYSMEGLGDIDKTGYDDANMIEMGNLDQLQGSPSHLGEELNYMGHYEGDVEAPEGTEHQMYQTGGGSPVGSPSKTNIDVGGEFSCLLINEEGYLQDPSILYSGDSGGRFQGQGFQNDQSLDGTKDIYGVSDTYSDTLNLGGRLQHQAAGRGGRRHTCHQCCLSFPDSTSLKAHKQMHKGPGQGSPYSCTQCGKTFTQACNLKVHQRIHSGERPFCCSLCGRSFTKLSNLKAHRRVHTGERPYCCLACGKRFTQKCNLKRHQRIHLDV from the exons ATGGCCGATACTGTAGTGACATTTCAGTCTCAGCTCTCCGGTGTCATGGAGACAGTCTTCAAGGCTGCCATGTACGAGATTACCCGGCTGGTGGAGGAAAGTTTTTTGGAAGAGGTGACGCGGTGCAGGGAGCAGGTCGAGACTCTGAAGAGGCGACTGAGGTGGTCAGAGTGTCGACGcaaggaaagagagggagacaggaggCCGGGGCTGAGGTGCTCTGACTGCGGTAGAGTCGGGGTTTCTGATGAGGAGAGACCCAGAGACACGG AGAGAAGCCTGAAACAAGAGAGTGTGCTGCAAGAGGGAATAAGTGGCTCTCAGGGCACTGAAAAAGAGACAGCTGATCATGAAGTGGATGAG TCTCCTGGTGTACAAGGTGAAAATCTGGATAGACTGTTAAAGGAGGAAGCCCTTCACATCCCACCAGAAACCACTGAGTCTCAAGAGAGATGGGGAATTCATTTGGATG AAACGGATACAGCAGGTGTGCCGGGGCCCAGTAAACGTTACAGTGACCAAAAGATCCCAAAGTGCCAAGTGAACTGGGAAGCTGGCTTTGAGCAGAGAGTTCAATCAGAGCAACAAGGACACTCAGGTGACCCATCTGAACCTCTTTTCCAGAACCGATACAGCATGGAAGGCTTGGGCGACATTGACAAGACTGGCTATGACGATGCCAACATGATAGAAATGGGTAATTTAGATCAGTTACAAGGATCACCATCCCACCTGGGTGAGGAATTGAATTACATGGGACATTATGAGGGGGATGTAGAGGCACCTGAAGGAACTGAGCATCAAATGTACCAGACAGGTGGAGGTTCACCTGTTGGCTCACCCTCAAAGACTAACATTGATGTAGGTGGAGAATTCAGCTGTTTATTGATTAATGAGGAAGGATATCTACAAGACCCAAGTATACTGTACTCAGGTGATTCAGGAGGCAGATTCCAGGGCCAGGGCTTTCAAAATGACCAGTCTTTAGACGGCACCAAGGATATCTATGGGGTCTCAGATACATACAGTGATACCTTAAACCTCGGAGGGAGGTTACAGCATCAGGCAGCTGGGAGAGGTGGTAGGAGACACACATGTCATCAGTGCTGCTTGTCGTTCCCAGATTCCACCTCTCTTAAGGCTCATAAACAGATGCATAAAGGCCCCGGACAAGGGTCACCATACTCCTGCACCCAATGTGGAAAGACATTTACCCAAGCCTGTAACCTCAAAGTCCACCAGAGGATTCACTCTG GGGAGCGGCCTTTCTGCTGCTCCCTCTGCGGTCGCAGCTTCACCAAGCTGAGCAACCTCAAAGCTCACCGGCGGGTCCACACCGGAGAGAGGCCGTATTGCTGCTTGGCGTGTGGCAAGCGCTTCACACAGAAATGTAACCTGAAGCGTCATCAGAGGATCCACCTGGATGTATGA
- the LOC122771323 gene encoding zinc finger and SCAN domain-containing protein 2-like isoform X2 — MADTVVTFQSQLSGVMETVFKAAMYEITRLVEESFLEEVTRCREQVETLKRRLRWSECRRKEREGDRRPGLRCSDCGRVGVSDEERPRDTERSLKQESVLQEGISGSQGTEKETADHEVDESPGVQGENLDRLLKEEALHIPPETTESQERWGIHLDETDTAGVPGPSKRYSDQKIPKCQVNWEAGFEQRVQSEQQGHSGDPSEPLFQNRYSMEGLGDIDKTGYDDANMIEMGNLDQLQGSPSHLGEELNYMGHYEGDVEAPEGTEHQMYQTGGGSPVGSPSKTNIDVGGEFSCLLINEEGYLQDPSILYSGDSGGRFQGQGFQNDQSLDGTKDIYGVSDTYSDTLNLGGRLQHQAAGRGGRRHTCHQCCLSFPDSTSLKAHKQMHKGPGQGSPYSCTQCGKTFTQACNLKVHQRIHSGQGLHLCSHCGKSFPSFSDLKMHKCGRTADKPYCCTVCGNKFSRLWNLKLHRRIHTQEKPHRCTMCDKSFTRADILKVHQRTHTGERPYCCAVCGLSFKRLDHLKSHQRKHVPAL, encoded by the exons ATGGCCGATACTGTAGTGACATTTCAGTCTCAGCTCTCCGGTGTCATGGAGACAGTCTTCAAGGCTGCCATGTACGAGATTACCCGGCTGGTGGAGGAAAGTTTTTTGGAAGAGGTGACGCGGTGCAGGGAGCAGGTCGAGACTCTGAAGAGGCGACTGAGGTGGTCAGAGTGTCGACGcaaggaaagagagggagacaggaggCCGGGGCTGAGGTGCTCTGACTGCGGTAGAGTCGGGGTTTCTGATGAGGAGAGACCCAGAGACACGG AGAGAAGCCTGAAACAAGAGAGTGTGCTGCAAGAGGGAATAAGTGGCTCTCAGGGCACTGAAAAAGAGACAGCTGATCATGAAGTGGATGAG TCTCCTGGTGTACAAGGTGAAAATCTGGATAGACTGTTAAAGGAGGAAGCCCTTCACATCCCACCAGAAACCACTGAGTCTCAAGAGAGATGGGGAATTCATTTGGATG AAACGGATACAGCAGGTGTGCCGGGGCCCAGTAAACGTTACAGTGACCAAAAGATCCCAAAGTGCCAAGTGAACTGGGAAGCTGGCTTTGAGCAGAGAGTTCAATCAGAGCAACAAGGACACTCAGGTGACCCATCTGAACCTCTTTTCCAGAACCGATACAGCATGGAAGGCTTGGGCGACATTGACAAGACTGGCTATGACGATGCCAACATGATAGAAATGGGTAATTTAGATCAGTTACAAGGATCACCATCCCACCTGGGTGAGGAATTGAATTACATGGGACATTATGAGGGGGATGTAGAGGCACCTGAAGGAACTGAGCATCAAATGTACCAGACAGGTGGAGGTTCACCTGTTGGCTCACCCTCAAAGACTAACATTGATGTAGGTGGAGAATTCAGCTGTTTATTGATTAATGAGGAAGGATATCTACAAGACCCAAGTATACTGTACTCAGGTGATTCAGGAGGCAGATTCCAGGGCCAGGGCTTTCAAAATGACCAGTCTTTAGACGGCACCAAGGATATCTATGGGGTCTCAGATACATACAGTGATACCTTAAACCTCGGAGGGAGGTTACAGCATCAGGCAGCTGGGAGAGGTGGTAGGAGACACACATGTCATCAGTGCTGCTTGTCGTTCCCAGATTCCACCTCTCTTAAGGCTCATAAACAGATGCATAAAGGCCCCGGACAAGGGTCACCATACTCCTGCACCCAATGTGGAAAGACATTTACCCAAGCCTGTAACCTCAAAGTCCACCAGAGGATTCACTCTGGTCAGGGGCTCCACCTTTGCAGCCATTGCGGTAAAAGTTTCCCTTCCTTCTCTGATCTTAAGATGCATAAATGTGGCCGGACAGCTGACAAACCGTATTGCTGCACCGTTTGTGGGAACAAGTTCAGCCGTCTCTGGAATCTGAAGCTCCATCGCAGAattcacacacaggaaaaacctCATCGCTGCACAATGTGCGATAAGAGCTTCACACGGGCGGACATATTGAAGGTTCACCAGCGCACCCACACAGGGGAAAGACCGTACTGCTGTGCTGTCTGTGGTCTCAGCTTCAAACGACTAGATCATCTGAAGTCACACCAGCGAAAACACGTGCCAGCCCTTTAA
- the LOC122771277 gene encoding uncharacterized protein LOC122771277, which translates to MSADDFQTKYASVMESMLKTAVAETTKLFETMVNELKAELSRMKKENDDLKTRCSQYENWKNQTPVYTRVSEPAVRPSHRSEKRDTAVQCDLVSFCTLLVEQSQPLAFSSQQNVQQQHSYEMVNYSLHDHTYDGHREENSHLAFTPFKEEIPSGDYSLESPIKEEDVEPTDADGTENQGPRINQVFSAGEMPEKDENKVILDPSLDSDLQGAQNQSSEPEHPPVITANNVTDDKISGEQPLMTAQQQQSVVEPEKEQEIAVPRWCGQMLINNQTVPQQECGVHYIREQIMGPATQNKQITFEEVKNAMSEGDGSSQPVRRKRGRPPKKAKRVHRPVKHKQNLLSTDSVRLEQVDVPSFVNTENTTIPRSQQESPVILKKTCQYCLTSIAPSVQERPDTFSKDMENIEVGSLPSSVSSLIGGFSFEKLSGSQQIMEEEAFKHRERCSSVTLQDAMLMVEAMNQRLAPSPYTQNAPQLETSQTVDNIPAEPQTLPLSTEVPMATSSLPITEPSTKQSPVQTPSPTPQVTNSTHTTKAQIHVKAAIPELPMVTPSNITEAQTQIKAAIPELPIVNPSNFTEAQTQINADIPELPMVTPSNITETQTEFKAAIPELPMVIPSNITEAQTQFKAAIPELPMVTPSSVTEAQTQSKHVIPELPMVTLSNVTEAQTQIMAATPKVFMVTPSNVTEAQTQIMSATQKVTMASPSSITEAQSQIKAAMPELPMVIPSNITEAQTPIKAAIQEVPMVTPSNINEAQTQIKADIEDVPMVYPSNITEVQTQLKATTQAQTQIKAATQKVPMVSPSNITAPQTAASVSAKGLMCPVIRLITPSKPSDTLHNKIIVVPRFSLMPQKKQHLSFASTVVTASLQSASTAAGLRVGTPLLSSVSQKVRYVTSQKMLSIIPPRLTTTLKGQQPDFLHSRKLVVVPNDLSAVASEKHQSKSTSHQSKTVAPTTNQESIEPADTLTLSSTKLISSSQNLSVHVDAQTAKDSPISSQKNNVSYTCGSPKQTASVSDTNAATETCCSSKMLFPSGYPEPSCLSPVENKLFPVVRLTRLPVSVSSKDTVSVSDMLSNGCPKSRTTSKNRATQDKSSVVTVTKPSEMPLVTRLKETTVFVSVHTPQTSEEKSNTQAVTLVSSETSVNVGESCVGRSVQTSLSSKVSSPGLDISTVTSIRTKLSAGEPTSNFEEELFSNVAQDCTLSNTPPQEEERSTGLILLTSIPSKDASDPHLQMTKTQFLAQLAVTPAIKAPQKASSERDSCAETSTSGKRSSLMSRLRSHFKVCLQNRKNETNSDQRKEADMTTVSPKIPKLENIEMTTSEKSGVEEDVAPPNKTAEDPIANNPQRSKLSEDALRPNRSGRELIRRAKSTSKAASKTPRTSCSGQDRVGPRKMKPSSASLRRLSSANDLFPERSSSTKKPEISASPGACNLSETGVCFQLSTSNLISVSHTKSTSTQVCRPIKTESDSLSPIRIPIGNENLSLSIKNEMDDGDCPKKINKATPVKKPRMIQDVASSKQNVRALNAKKMATAKMITKFKNSNQSKLRNGAKTNGEAMKTCHSKAVWIPPNVTQTKDGTLALLPIKKEIDSLAYLPSVPLNPIPIKAPPVVSPLEPLSVIGGRLLKNQCGECGRILSSNAALESHVSLHTGCRPFSCTLCGKGFSDSKSLKRHGRVHRNGKIHICHECGKGFVYRFSLSKHLQMVHRKIKPFVCQICRKSFFTRRDVESHIRTHTGEKPFECNLCDRKFTRRVELNVHLRWHNGEKRHWCTFCGKGFLDLNNLKRHKYIHTGEKPHSCPHCPKKFTQSAHLKKHVKNVHKVL; encoded by the exons ATGTCCGCCGACGATTTCCAGACCAAGTATGCCTCCGTCATGGAGAGTATGCTGAAGACCGCAGTGGCAGAGACCACCAAACTTTTCGAAACTATGGTCAACGAACTGAAGGCAGAACTATCCAGAATGAAGAAGGAGAACGACGACCTGAAAACAAGATGTAGCCAGTATGAGAATTGGAAAAACCAAACGCCTGTTTACACCAGAGTAAGCGAGCCCGCTGTACGTCCAAGCCACCGCTCAGAGAAGCGGGACACCGCTGTTCAGTGTG ACCTTGTTTCTTTCTGCACCCTGCTGGTGGAGCAGAGTCAACCATTGGCATTTTCATCACAACAAAATgtacagcaacaacacagtTATGAGATGGTTAATTACAGTTTACATGACCACACCTATGACGGCCACAGGGAGGAAAATTCTCATCTGGCATTCACACCTTTCAAAGAGGAG ATACCATCTGGAGATTATTCTTTGGAGTCTCCCATAAAGGAGGAAGATGTTGAGCCCACTGATGCGG ATGGAACTGAAAATCAAGGGCCTCGCATTAACCAAGTGTTTTCAGCTGGAGAGATGCCTGAAAAAGATGAGAACAAAGTGATCTTGGACCCATCATTGGATAGTGATCTTCAGGGAGCCCAGAACCAGTCATCTGAACCAGAGCATCCTCCAGTCATCACAGCAAATAATGTAACAGATGACAAGATATCAGGAGAACAGCCATTGATGactgctcagcagcagcagtcagtggTTGAACCTGAAAAAGAGCAAGAGATAGCAGTCCCCAGATGGTGTGGacaaatgttaataaataatcaaactgTTCCCCAACAAGAATGTGGAGTGCATTACATAAGAGAACAGATAATGGGACCCGCAACGCAAAATAAACAGATTACATTTGAAGAAGTAAAAAATGCCATGTCAGAAGGTGATGGTAGTTCTCAGCCGGTACGCCGTAAACGAGGAAGGCCGCCAAAGAAAGCAAAACGTGTACACCGGCCagtaaaacataaacagaactTACTATCTACCGATTCAGTAAGATTGGAACAGGTTGACGTCCCTTCTTTTGTGAATACAGAAAATACTACTATACCTAGGAGTCAACAAGAATCCCCAGTTATACTTAAAAAGACTTGCCAGTATTGCCTAACCAGTATTGCTCCGTCAGTCCAGGAAAGACCTGACACTTTTTCTAAAGATATGGAGAACATTGAGGTTGGATCCCTCCCTTCTTCAGTATCATCTTTGATAGGTGGATTTTCCTTTGAAAAACTATCTGGATCTCAACAAATCATGGAAGAGGAAGCTTTTAAACACAGAGAACGTTGCTCTTCCGTAACTCTTCAGGATGCAATGCTAATGGTTGAAGCCATGAACCAAAGACTGGCCCCATCACCATATACCCAGAATGCTCCCCAATTGGAGACCTCACAAACTGTGGACAACATACCAGCTGAGCCACAGACACTGCCACTTTCTACTGAAGTTCCTATGGCTACAAGCAGTCTACCCATAACAGAGCCATCCACAAAACAATCACCAGTACAGACACCAAGTCCTACTCCTCAGGTTACAAATTCCACTCACACCACTAAAGCTCAGATCCATGTTAAGGCTGCCATACCAGAACTGCCCATGGTTACTCCATCCAATATCACTGAAGCTCAGACCCAAATTAAGGCTGCCATACCAGAACTACCTATTGTTAATCCATCCAATTTCACTGAAGCTCAGACCCAAATTAACGCTGACATACCAGAACTTCCCATGGTTACTCCATCCAACATTACTGAAACTCAGACAGAATTTAAGGCTGCCATACCAGAACTGCCCATGGTTATTCCATCCAATATCACTGAAGCTCAGACCCAATTTAAAGCTGCCATACCAGAACTACCCATGGTTACTCCATCCAGTGTTACTGAAGCTCAGACCCAAAGTAAGCATGTTATACCAGAACTGCCCATGGTTACTCTATCCAATGTCACTGAAGCTCAGACCCAAATTATGGCTGCCACACCAAAGGTATTCATGGTTACTCCATCCAATGTCACTGAAGCTCAGACACAAATAATGTCTGCCACACAAAAAGTAACCATGGCTTCTCCATCCAGTATCACTGAAGCTCAGTCTCAAATTAAGGCTGCCATGCCAGAACTCCCCATGGTTATTCCGTCCAATATCACTGAAGCTCAGACTCCAATTAAGGCTGCCATACAAGAAGTACCCATGGTTACTCCATCCAATATCAATGAAGCTCAAACCCAAATTAAGGCTGACATAGAAGACGTACCCATGGTTTATCCATCCAACATCACTGAAGTTCAGACCCAACTTAAGGCTACTACACAAGCTCAGACACAAATTAAGGCTGCCACACAAAAAGTACCCATGGTTTCTCCATCCAATATCACTGCACCACAGACCGCAGCATCAGTATCTGCAAAAGGTTTGATGTGTCCTGTGATAAGACTTATAACTCCAAGTAAACCCAGTGACACcttacataataaaataattgttgtgCCAAGATTCTCGCTCATGCCTcagaaaaaacagcatttaagtTTTGCATCAACTGTGGTTACTGCAAGTTTACAGTCAGCTTCTACAGCTGCAGGTTTGCGTGTTGGAACACCTTTActttcctctgtttctcagAAAGTTAGATATGTTACCTCCCAGAAAATGCTTTCTATTATACCACCACGTTTGACCACCACCTTAAAAGGCCAGCAGCCAGATTTTCTACATAGCCGGAAATTGGTAGTCGTCCCAAATGATTTGTCAGCTGTGGCATCTGAGAAACATCAGTCAAAGTCCACCTCACATCAGTCAAAAACTGTTGCTCCTACAACAAATCAGGAGTCAATAGAACCAGCTGATACTTTGACACTGTCATCAACCAAGTTGATTTCTTCATCACAAAACTTATCTGTTCATGTGGATGCACAAACTGCTAAAGATTCTCCAATTTCATCTCAAAAGAACAATGTAAGTTACACCTGTGGATCACCCAAACAAACTGCCTCTGTTTCTGACACAAATGCTGCCACAGAAACCTGTTGCAgttcaaaaatgttatttccatCTGGGTATCCTGAGCCATCCTGTTTGTCTCCAGTGGAAAACAAACTATTTCCTGTGGTCAGATTAACCAGACTACCAGTTTCAGTATCAAGCAAAGACACAGTGTCTGTCTCAGACATGCTTTCAAATGGATGTCCTAAATCCAGGACCACTTCAAAAAACAGAGCCACACAAGACAAGTCTTCTGTGGTCACGGTAACAAAGCCATCTGAGATGCCATTGGTAACACGTTTAAAAGAAAcaactgtttttgtgtctgttcatACCCCCCAGACATCAGAAGAGAAAAGTAATACTCAAGCGGTAACGTTGGTATCGTCTGAAACATCTGTAAATGTGGGAGAGTCATGTGTCGGCAGGAGTGTGCAGACATCTTTATCATCCAAGGTATCTTCACCAGGCTTGGACATATCTACAGTGACCTCCATCAGGACCAAGCTCTCAGCTGGTGAACCTACCTCTAATTTCGAGGAGGAATTGTTCAGCAATGTAGCACAAGATTGCACACTATCTAACACCCCACCCCAAGAAGAGGAAAGATCAACTGGCCTCATATTGCTAACTTCCATCCCGTCCAAGGATGCATCAGACCCTCATTTACAAATGACTAAAACCCAGTTCCTGGCACAGCTGGCAGTGACACCAGCTATTAAAGCCCCCCAAAAG GCCTCCTCTGAGAGGGACTCTTGTGCAGAAACCAGCACCAGTGGCAAAAGAAGTTCCCTGATGTCCCGACTTCGAAGTCACTTCAAAGTTTGTttgcaaaatagaaaaaatgaaacaaactcaGATCAACGCAAAGAAGCAGATATGACTACTGTGAGTCCTAAGATACCTAAATTAGAGAACATAGAGATGACAACTAGTGAAAAGTCAGGTGTAGAGGAAGATGTTGCACCACCAAATAAGACTGCTGAAGACCCAATCGCCAACAATCCACAGAGAAGCAAACTAAGTGAAGATGCCTTGAGACCCAACAGGAGTGGTCGTGAACTGATCAGGAGGGCAAAGTCTACAAGTAAAGCCGCTTCTAAGACTCCAAGGACATCATGTTCAGGTCAAGATCGTGTAGGCCCTAGAAAAATGAAACCCAGTTCTGCTAGTCTTCGAAGGTTAAGTTCAGCAAATGATCTTTTCCCTGAAAGGTCTAGTTCAACTAAAAAACCTGAAATCTCCGCTAGTCCTGGAGCATGTAATTTGAGTGAAACTGGTGTATGCTTTCAACTTTCAACAAGCAATTTGATTTCTGTGAGTCACACAAAGTctacttccacccaagtttgtAGACCAATTAAAACAGAATCTGATTCTTTGAGTCCTATAAGGATACCCATAGGTAATGAAAATCTATCTCTCagtattaaaaatgaaatggatgATGGTGATTGTCCAAAAAAGATTAACAAAGCCACTCCTGTCAAGAAACCCAGAATGATTCAAGATGTTGCCAGTTCCAAACAAAATGTAAGAGCTTTGAATGCTAAGAAGATGGCTACAGCTAAAATGataactaaatttaaaaattcTAATCAATCCAAACTGCGGAATGGAGCTAAGACAAATGGTGAGGCTATGAAAACATGTCACTCCAAAGCTGTGTGGATTCCTCCCAATGTAACACAGACAAAAGATGGAACATTGGCACTGTTAccaataaagaaagaaatagatTCCCTAGCTTACCTCCCGAGTGTTCCTCTCAACCCTATACCTATCAAAGCACCACCTGTCGTATCACCATTAGAGCCCTTGTCAGTCATTGGTGGGCGTCTGTTAAAGAATCAGTGTGGAGAGTGTGGGCGCATTCTCAGCAGCAATGCAGCCCTTGAGAGCCATGTCAGTCTTCATACAGGATGCCGACCTTTTTCGTGCACTCTCTGTGGGAAAGGTTTCTCAGACTCGAAGAGTCTCAAAAGGCATGGGCGAGTGCACCGCAATGGAAAGATCCATATCTGCCACGAGTGCGGGAAGGGCTTTGTCTACCGTTTCAGCCTCTCCAAACACCTCCAGATGGTGCACAGGAAGATTAAACCTTTTGTCTGCCAGATCTGCCGCAAATCATTTTTCACAAGGCGAGATGTTGAGTCCCACATACGAACCCACACCGGAGAGAAACCCTTCGAGTGCAACCTCTGTGATAGGAAATTCACACGTCGAGTTGAACTAAATGTACATCTGAGGTGGCATAATGGGGAGAAGAGACACTGGTGCACGTTCTGTGGAAAAGGATTTTTAGATCTCAACAACCTAAAAAGGCACAAATACATCCACACTGGGGAGAAACCACATTCCTGTCCACACTGTCCCAAAAAATTCACACAGTCGGCGCATCTGAAAAAGCatgtaaaaaatgtacataaagtCCTTTGA
- the LOC122771323 gene encoding zinc finger protein with KRAB and SCAN domains 8-like isoform X1, whose translation MSHLDSLLVTFQTQLSDVMETVVKTAMYEVTRLVEEGFLEEVKRRGQEVESLMMRLQWTEKKLSDHEAKHGENTGRCVDCTKRDVKLCTAPAGERSNDQQDVLRGCGVKEDDSTERWTRSHRQEVIAVSEPQEEEDPSQIPSPERQTQVCPLQAAEEKEDVVTVVDVKEEVVNKPSCSSVHLGGWSSTLDGKVGIESQSTPELTEMQLKPSHENSEEVLRNMMKQSPPISPGFGFPEEMEDTRMPAELSDVSSLEMDTGWSGLLQNHTLGPEDDHDSGNMTGSLKCTEHELSESVLSHVHAQVTPDRDQNSTSGTSTTSLGVTIKQEVIADSDGCEEGECMKKKEMPKSSISCSVKQHRPNSAAHKHKHISHKGTVQEVMKLHPKTTAGLKLQAAIQHLHRPMRKNPQTLSNNTTVALSRAHSQVMNPNPLNRCPSTSKSSLPPPLSAQRVHLSDKQAAALSRTAAPWVGNRSQHQSANSQHVDHILHPDSHAGPRHALRCGQCGKCFPHPSNLKAHLQTHTGERPFCCSLCGRSFTKLSNLKAHRRVHTGERPYCCLACGKRFTQKCNLKRHQRIHLDV comes from the exons ATGTCGCACCTGGACAGTCTGTTAGTGACCTTTCAGACTCAGCTCTCGGATGTAATGGAGACGGTGGTGAAGACAGCCATGTACGAGGTGACGAGATTGGTGGAGGAAGGCTTTTTGGAAGAGGTGAAGCgcagggggcaggaggtggagTCTCTGATGATGCGGCTTCAGTGGACTGAAAAGAAATTAAGTGATCATGAGGCTAAACATGGAGAAAATACTGGAAGGTGTGTGGACTGTACCAAGAGGGATGTGAAACTGTGCACCGCCCCTGCAGGGGAAAGATCTAATGACCAACAAG ACGTGTTGAGGGGCTGTGGTGTGAAGGAAGACGACAGTACTGAGAGATGGACAAGAAGCCACAGACAAGAAGTCATAGCAGTGTCAGagccacaggaggaggaggatcctTCACAAATTCCCAGCCCTGAGAGGCAAACACAG GTATGTCCTCTTCAggcagcagaagaaaaagaggacgTGGTAACTGTTGTGGATGTGAAGGAAGAGGTTGTTAATAAGCCGTCTTGTTCATCTGTGCATTTAGGAGGGTGGAGCAGTACTCTTGATG GCAAAGTAGGAATTGAATCCCAAAGCACACCCGAGCTGACAGAGATGCAACTGAAACCGAGTCATGAAAACAGTGAGGAAGTATTGAGGAATATGATGAAGCAAAGCCCACCGATATCACCTGGCTTCGGCTTTCCTGAAGAAATGGAGGACACTCGCATGCCTGCAGAACTATCAGATGTCTCATCTTTGGAAATGGACACTGGCTGGTCTGGGCTTCTGCAGAATCACACACTTGGGCCTGAGGATGATCACGATTCAGGGAATATGACAGGTTCTCTGAAGTGTACGGAACACGAGCTGTCTGAGTCTGTACTCTCACATGTCCATGCTCAGGTTACTCCAGACAGAGATCAGAATTCTACTTCAGGAACGTCAACCACATCGTTGGGTGTGACAATAAAACAGGAGGTAATTGCTGATTCTGACGGGTGTGAGGAAGGTGAGTGTatgaaaaagaaggaaatgccAAAGTCTAGCATCTCATGCTCAGTAAAACAGCACAGGCCCAACtcagcagcacacaaacacaaacacatttcccatAAAGGCACAGTGCAGGAGGTCATGAAGTTGCATCCCAAAACAACTGCAGGTCTCAAATTGCAAGCTGCTATACAGCACCTCCACCGACCGATGAGAAAAAACCCTCAGACACTCTCAAACAATACCACAGTAGCATTATCTAGAGCTCATTCTCAAGTTATGAACCCAAATCCTCTCAACAGATGTCCCTCCACATCCAAatcctctctgcctcctccactCTCAGCACAGCGGGTTCACCTGAGCGACAAACAAGCTGCAGCACTCAGCAGAACTGCTGCTCCCTGGGTCGGCAACAGATCCCAGCATCAGTCTGCCAACTCCCAACATGTCGACCACATACTCCATCCAGACTCTCATGCAGGGCCCAGGCACGCCCTGCGCTGCGGCCAGTGTGGAAAGTGCTTTCCTCACCCCAGCAACCTGAAGGCTCACCTGCAGACTCACACAGGGGAGCGGCCTTTCTGCTGCTCCCTCTGCGGTCGCAGCTTCACCAAGCTGAGCAACCTCAAAGCTCACCGGCGGGTCCACACCGGAGAGAGGCCGTATTGCTGCTTGGCGTGTGGCAAGCGCTTCACACAGAAATGTAACCTGAAGCGTCATCAGAGGATCCACCTGGATGTATGA